A window from Nasonia vitripennis strain AsymCx chromosome 2 unlocalized genomic scaffold, Nvit_psr_1.1 chr2_random0010, whole genome shotgun sequence encodes these proteins:
- the LOC100120862 gene encoding uncharacterized protein LOC100120862, producing MSRTIACALLGLLLLQGSFAEERKEEDSSILNCVFEAESASCARQRMAAEIDRIELQVTGRASEVPMSKVIEESGSLLADGIQAIFGPEDDEGAAEDDGAAVEESRKKKFGKKKKKHLQKLLMIGMLIKSKIGLLLQLLSTHFQVKFFVIAILSLIINAARFWLDLKKSYRPSKVIYYEHAQHQHHYDHDDDHGIWGRSSDEAPQELAYNAYAPEH from the exons ATGAGTCGGACAATCGCGTGCGCGCTCCTCGGGCTGCTTCTGCTCCAGGGAAGCTTCGCCGAAGAGCGCAAGGAGGAGGACAGCAGCATCCTGAACTGCGTCTTCGAAGCCGAGAGCGCGAGCTGCGCCAGGCAGAGAATGGCCGCGGAGATCGACAGGATCGAGCTGCAGGTGACCGGAAGGGCCAGTGAGGTGCCCATGAGCAAGGTCATCGAGGAGAGCGGAAGCCTATTGGCCGATGGAATCCAAGCGATCTTCGGCCCCGAGGACGACGAAGGAGCAGCCGAGGACGACGGTGCCGCAGTTG aagaATCGCGTAAGAAAAAGTTTggcaagaagaagaagaagcaccTCCAGAAACTTCTCATGATCGGCATGCTCATCAAGTCCAAGATTGGTCTTCTCCTGCAGTTGCTCTCGACGCATTTCCAAGTCAAATTCTTCGTGATCGCGATCCTCAGTCTGATCATCAACGCTGCTCGCTTCTGGCTTGACTTGAAAAAAAGCTACAGACCGTCCAAAGTAATCTACTACGAGCACGCCCAGCACCAGCACCACTACGACCACGACGACGATCACGGCATCTGGGGCAGGTCTTCGGACGAAGCTCCCCAGGAACTGGCGTACAACGCCTACGCGCCTGAACATTGA
- the LOC100120883 gene encoding uncharacterized protein LOC100120883, which yields MIYVKSEYLWCFVIGVCIFTDAQNVTENEIRPYEFTFNIVDFQHRSEKKDDDGLITGEYGFITADGIYHETAYATDKTGDFIITKMRHRKITSLKDAEEIFKDKPEQAKMLAEALVKSCASCEIPELERQETSSFVKAETTTTIPKKVEVRLDKKLDLAMKEMMKVLSKKADMVQTDNTEDKFSRKEKKLSGISDRSGKELSPLINNTTNEIIRDMMDAAKKVLENVGPENEREKLTSDEVLEKMANDLFYRFNYTITSHGHWEDGFRDGRKDGEYNAKFKEGIDTHVKYISNEFGHQPNITLVPRQEKTIDDDNTDNEENKTTTKEEPYRGHYFNWFKK from the exons atgATTTACGTGAAGTCAGAATATTTGTGGTGTTTTGTAATAGGTGTTTGCATTTTTACGGATGCCCAAAATGTGACGGAAAACGAAATCAGACCTTACGAGTTTACGTTTAATATTGTTGATTTTCAACATCGATCGGAGAAAAAAG ACGATGATGGTTTAATTACTGGCGAATATGGATTTATAACCGCGGATGGTATTTACCATGAAACTGCATATGCAACAGATAAAACTGGTGATTTTATCATCACTAAAATGAGGCATAGAAAAATAACTAGTT tgAAAGATGCTGAAGAAATTTTTAAAGACAAACCAGAACAAGCGAAGATGCTAGCTGAAGCTCTTGTAAAATCTTGCGCGTCGTGTGAAATTCCTGAATTAGAAAGACAAGAAACATCCTCTTTTGTGAAAGCGGAAACTACGACTACTATACCAAAGAAAGTCGAAGTCCGCTTGGATAAAAAATTAGACCTTGCTATGAAGGAGATGATGAAAGTGCTGAGTAAAAAAGCTGATATGGTGCAAACAG ACAATACCGAGGATAAATTTTCCCgcaaagaaaagaaattatcTGGTATCTCAGATCGATCAGGAAAGGAGCTGAGCCCGTTGATCAACAACACGACAAACGAGATCATTCGTGACATGATGGATGCAGCGAAAAAGGTCTTAGAGAACGTCGGTCCTGAAAATGAAAGGGAAAAATTGACGAGCGACGAGGTACTGGAGAAAATGGCGAACGATTTGTTCTACCGATTTAACTATACAATTACTTCTCACGGCCATTGGGAGGACGGATTTCGCGACGGTAGAAAAGATGGCGAGTATAATGCGAAATTCAAGGAGGGCATAGACACACACGTAAAGTACATATCCAATGAATTTGGTCATCAGCCGAATATAACGTTGGTTCCACGGCAAGAAAAAACTATCGATGATGACAATACCGACAATGAAGAAAACAAAACTACAACCAAGGAGGAACCTTATAGAGGACACTATTTCAATTGGTTCAAGAAGTAA